A genomic window from Gossypium hirsutum isolate 1008001.06 chromosome D10, Gossypium_hirsutum_v2.1, whole genome shotgun sequence includes:
- the LOC107935301 gene encoding cucumisin-like yields the protein MEAVSDDDRKVYIVYMGERPNGEFSAERLHINILEQVLGSGGSSSLLHSYHRSFNGFVAKLTNDDAHKLANMEGIVSVFPNQMKQLHTTRSWDFMGFSKNVTRTNLESNIIIGMLDTGIWPESESFNDEGFGPPPKKWKGICQGSSNFTCNNKIIGARYYKADKNFHPTDIQSPRDSEGHGSHTSSIAAGALVHKASLSGLASGLARGGVPSARIAVYKICWADGCSDADILAAFDDAIADGVDVISLSVGGSFAIDYFNDSIAIGAFHSMKNGILTSNSAGNSGPQLASITNVSPWSLSVAASTIDRKFFTEVKLGNGEIYKGTSINTVELKHNLYPLIYGGDAPNTKKGYDSSESRYCSEDSLDKALVKGKIVLCDSVNSGEGPLAAGAVGAIMQYYLDSAFNFPLPVSCLGSDDGTDVSTYLNTTRKPKANILKSIEEKDEQATYVISFSSRGPNPITYDILKPDLTAPGVDILAAWSQGTTVTGYEGDNRIVPYNILSGTSMSCPHATAAAAYIKSFNPTWSPAAIKSALMTTAVPLSLETNTDAEFAFGSGHLVPSSALDPGLIYDAGEIDYVKFLCGQGYDTETVRLVTGDRSKCSDSINGTAWDLNYPSFALSATPGKSTRRVFHRTVTNVGSGVSIYKATVKAPPGLEIEVQPNLLGFKAIGEMKSFIVKVKAKIDGNNITNMMLSGSLIWDDGLHQVKSPVVAFALEEE from the exons ATGGAG GCAGTGTCCGATGATGATCGAAAG GTTTATATTGTTTATATGGGTGAACGTCCCAATGGGGAATTCTCTGCAGAAAGGCTTCACATTAACATCCTAGAACAAGTTCTTGGCAG TGGTGGATCAAGCTCTTTGCTTCATAGCTACCATAGGAGCTTCAATGGATTTGTTGCCAAGTTGACCAATGATGATGCTCATAAATTGGCCA ACATGGAAGGGATTGTCTCAGTGTTCCCTAATCAAATGAAACAGCTTCACACAACAAGATCATGGGATTTCATGGGATTCTCCAAAAATGTTACAAGAACAAATCTTGAAAGTAATATCATTATTGGAATGTTAGACACCGGAATTTGGCCGGAATCCGAAAGTTTCAACGATGAAGGATTTGGTCCACCACCAAAAAAATGGAAAGGCATTTGCCAAGGATCATCAAATTTTACTTGCAACAA TAAAATCATTGGAGCTCGATACTATAAGGCCGATAAAAACTTCCATCCAACAGATATCCAATCACCAAGAGATTCGGAAGGCCATGGGAGTCATACATCTTCGATAGCAGCTGGTGCCTTGGTACACAAGGCAAGCTTATCCGGTCTTGCTTCGGGTTTAGCTAGGGGAGGGGTTCCCTCAGCTCGAATCGCAGTCTATAAGATATGTTGGGCCGATGGTTGCTCTGATGCGGACATCCTTGCAGCGTTTGATGATGCAATTGCTGATGGTGTTGATGTAATCTCGCTTTCCGTCGGAGGGTCATTCGCGATTGATTATTTCAACGATTCCATTGCTATCGGAGCTTTCCATTCGATGAAAAACGGAATCCTCACATCAAATTCTGCTGGTAATTCAGGACCTCAGCTTGCAAGTATCACAAATGTTTCACCTTGGTCCCTCTCAGTAGCTGCGAGTACCAtagatagaaaatttttcactgaGGTCAAATTGGGTAATGGTGAAATTTACAAG GGAACATCTATAAATACTGTTGAGCTCAAACACAATTTGTACCCTCTCATATATGGTGGAGATGCCCCAAATACTAAAAAAGGATACGATAGCTCCGAATCGAG GTATTGCTCGGAAGACTCACTGGATAAGGCCTTAGTTAAAGGGAAGATTGTTCTTTGTGATTCTGTAAATAGTGGTGAAGGTCCATTAGCTGCAGGAGCTGTTGGTGCTATAATGCAGTATTACTTGGATTCGGCCTTCAATTTTCCATTACCCGTTTCATGCTTGGGGTCCGATGATGGAACCGATGTCTCGACCTACTTGAACACAACAAG AAAACCGAAAGCAAACATATTGAAAAGTATTgaagaaaaggatgaacaagctACATATGTGATTTCATTTTCATCAAGAGGGCCTAACCCTATTACGTACGACATTCTAAAG CCGGATTTGACTGCGCCCGGGGTCGACATTTTGGCAGCATGGTCTCAAGGGACAACTGTAACCGGCTACGAAGGTGACAATCGGATTGTTCCATACAACATACTCTCCGGCACATCGATGTCTTGCCCTCATGCAACCGCTGCAGCGGCCTACATCAAATCGTTTAATCCGACATGGTCACCTGCTGCAATTAAATCTGCTCTAATGACTACGG CTGTTCCATTAAGTCTTGAGACCAACACCGATGCCGAATTCGCATTCGGATCAGGCCATTTGGTTCCTTCCTCAGCGCTTGATCCCGGGTTGATTTATGATGCCGGAGAGATCGATTACGTTAAATTTCTATGTGGTCAAGGATACGATACGGAAACTGTTAGACTTGTTACCGGAGATCGAAGCAAGTGCTCGGACTCCATTAATGGGACAGCATGGGATCTAAATTATCCATCGTTTGCTTTGTCAGCAACTCCTGGAAAATCTACAAGGCGAGTGTTTCATAGAACGGTGACGAATGTTGGCTCGGGTGTTTCAATTTATAAGGCAACGGTGAAGGCTCCTCCAGGACTCGAAATCGAAGTTCAGCCGAATTTGCTTGGATTCAAGGCTATAGGGGAAATGAAATCATTTATTGTGAAAGTTAAAGCTAAAATTGATGGCAACAACATCACCAACATGATGCTTTCGGGTTCTTTGATTTGGGATGATGGGTTGCATCAAGTGAAAAGTCCCGTTGTTGCATTTGCTTTGGAAGAAGAATGA